A genomic region of Kribbella sp. NBC_00382 contains the following coding sequences:
- a CDS encoding M48 family metalloprotease, which yields MQTDQGTSRCPQCDHEIAADPQYVTWCDQCDWNVDPTGPTHQVSARRQRREHQLADTLYRELEHGEIRRPGWTVARVGTYLLSALILVVLPLAGLVGGIYALVSYRPIWIGILLSVIPFGVTFLLRPRAHRLGPESHLVHREQAPRLFGLLDEIATKIGTRKVGLIELSPYPRIGFIKVGWRFTPVISIGLPLWAGLGPQERVAVLAHELGHGKNGDGLHRWVVDSAVDALQEIQLTSRNDESDEYRLELQTYHFNGYSNNAINSFLDATIGSMARGVQWLLTTADLRAGQREEYLADRRSAEIAGSDGAAGALERYELASTSYRAMEQALRFAPDVDPLEAAASAVSEIPAREVERRLRVSRLRETRSDSTHPPTNLRAKLIRARPAHDPLVELEIDESEAIDKELAGPAEAVLKELRSALR from the coding sequence GTGCAGACCGACCAGGGCACCAGCCGCTGCCCCCAGTGCGACCACGAGATCGCCGCAGATCCGCAGTACGTGACGTGGTGCGACCAGTGCGACTGGAACGTAGACCCGACCGGCCCTACCCATCAGGTCTCCGCCCGGCGACAGCGACGCGAGCATCAGCTGGCCGACACTCTGTACCGCGAGCTGGAGCACGGCGAGATCCGTCGGCCGGGCTGGACCGTTGCCAGGGTCGGCACCTATCTACTGTCGGCGCTGATCCTGGTGGTGCTACCTCTGGCGGGCCTGGTCGGCGGCATCTACGCCCTGGTCTCGTACCGGCCGATCTGGATCGGCATCCTGCTCTCTGTCATCCCGTTCGGAGTCACGTTCCTCCTACGGCCCCGGGCCCATCGCCTCGGCCCCGAGTCCCATCTGGTGCACCGGGAACAGGCACCCCGGCTGTTCGGCCTGCTCGACGAGATCGCCACCAAGATCGGTACCAGGAAGGTGGGGCTCATCGAGCTCAGTCCCTACCCGAGGATCGGCTTCATCAAGGTCGGCTGGCGGTTCACGCCGGTGATCAGCATCGGCCTACCGCTGTGGGCAGGGCTCGGGCCGCAGGAGCGGGTCGCCGTACTGGCGCACGAGCTCGGCCATGGCAAGAACGGGGACGGCCTGCACCGCTGGGTCGTCGACTCGGCGGTGGACGCACTGCAGGAGATTCAGCTGACGTCGCGCAATGACGAGTCCGACGAGTACCGGCTGGAGCTGCAGACCTACCACTTCAACGGCTACAGCAACAACGCCATCAACAGTTTCCTCGACGCGACGATCGGCTCGATGGCCAGAGGCGTCCAGTGGTTGCTGACCACCGCGGACCTGAGAGCCGGGCAACGCGAGGAGTACCTGGCCGACCGGCGGTCGGCGGAGATCGCCGGCTCGGACGGGGCAGCCGGCGCCTTGGAACGGTACGAACTCGCCTCGACCTCGTACCGGGCCATGGAGCAGGCGCTGCGCTTCGCCCCGGACGTCGACCCGCTGGAGGCGGCCGCCTCCGCCGTAAGCGAGATCCCGGCCCGTGAGGTTGAGCGCAGGCTCAGGGTCAGCCGGCTGCGGGAGACCCGGAGCGACTCAACTCACCCGCCGACCAACCTCCGAGCCAAGCTGATCCGGGCCAGACCCGCACACGACCCTCTCGTCGAGCTGGAGATCGACGAGAGCGAGGCCATTGACAAGGAGCTGGCCGGGCCGGCGGAGGCTGTTCTGAAGGAGCTGCGGTCCGCGTTGCGTTAG
- a CDS encoding ABC transporter ATP-binding protein, which produces MRQLPLADPGIPDHRSPARYLWWVARGQKATLVGGMTFGILAMGAQALVPAVLGKAIDEGIAVGDTEKLLLWSAVLFGVGVLQALAGIMRHRFVVANWLSGAYRTVQVVTRKAADLGATLPKQLATGEVVSVGSSDLAYIGNLLEVSGRFAGAVVTFFVVAVILLSSSTLLGLIVLIGVPLMVFGLGPMLRPLHARQSAQREAVSELNSLGSDIVAGLRVLRGIGGEDSFSRRYRRESQQVRTAGVKVARIQSVLDAAQVLLPGIFTVVVVGLGAHFALRGELSPGSLVAFYGYATFLVLPLRTATEAAEKLMRGLVAAGRVNRVLALTPDVVDPLQPVRLPTAGDLVDPVSGIRARNGLLTAIVSAEPDRAAELADRLGRYDDASEVRYGGVTLASATRADVRARILVSDTGSQLFTGTLRQELDPGHRRTDEELMTAIRTASAEDVLVALTDGLDSEVEEKGRSFSGGQRQRLVLVRALLADPSVLVMVEPTSAVDAHTEARIADRLREYRAGRSTVVLTSSPLLLDRVDEVSFVAAGQVVAVGKHRDLLENDPLYRRTVTRQTEDEEVRA; this is translated from the coding sequence ATGAGACAGCTTCCGTTGGCCGATCCCGGCATCCCTGATCACCGTTCGCCTGCCCGCTATCTGTGGTGGGTGGCGCGCGGGCAGAAGGCCACGCTCGTGGGCGGGATGACGTTCGGAATCCTCGCGATGGGCGCGCAGGCGCTCGTACCGGCTGTGCTGGGCAAGGCGATCGACGAGGGCATCGCGGTGGGTGACACCGAGAAGTTGCTGCTCTGGAGCGCCGTACTGTTCGGGGTCGGCGTGCTGCAGGCCCTGGCCGGCATCATGCGGCACCGGTTCGTCGTGGCGAACTGGCTGAGCGGCGCCTACCGCACGGTCCAGGTGGTCACCCGTAAGGCGGCAGACCTCGGTGCCACCCTGCCCAAGCAGCTCGCTACCGGTGAGGTCGTCAGCGTCGGCTCCAGCGACCTGGCCTACATCGGCAACCTGCTCGAGGTGTCCGGCCGGTTCGCCGGCGCCGTCGTCACGTTCTTCGTGGTCGCGGTGATTCTGCTGTCGTCGTCGACACTGCTCGGCCTGATCGTGCTGATCGGCGTACCGCTGATGGTGTTCGGCCTCGGCCCGATGCTGCGGCCGCTGCACGCGCGGCAGTCGGCGCAACGCGAGGCGGTCAGCGAGCTGAACTCACTGGGCTCCGACATCGTCGCGGGTCTGCGGGTGCTGCGAGGCATCGGCGGCGAGGACTCGTTCTCGCGCAGGTACCGGCGCGAGTCGCAACAGGTCCGTACCGCGGGCGTGAAGGTGGCCCGGATCCAGTCGGTGCTCGACGCGGCACAGGTGTTGCTGCCCGGTATCTTCACCGTGGTCGTCGTCGGCCTCGGCGCGCACTTCGCCCTCCGCGGCGAGCTGAGCCCGGGCAGCCTGGTCGCCTTCTACGGGTATGCCACCTTCCTCGTGCTGCCACTGCGGACGGCGACCGAGGCAGCCGAGAAGCTGATGCGCGGCCTGGTCGCGGCCGGCCGGGTCAACCGCGTGCTGGCGCTGACGCCCGACGTCGTCGATCCACTCCAGCCGGTACGACTGCCCACAGCCGGAGACCTGGTCGACCCGGTCTCCGGGATCCGCGCGCGCAACGGGCTGCTGACCGCGATCGTCTCCGCCGAGCCGGACCGCGCCGCCGAGCTGGCCGATCGCCTCGGCCGGTACGACGACGCCAGCGAGGTCCGGTACGGCGGAGTCACCCTGGCCAGCGCGACCCGTGCGGATGTCCGGGCCCGGATCCTGGTCAGCGACACCGGCTCGCAACTCTTCACCGGCACGCTGCGCCAGGAGCTCGACCCGGGCCACCGGCGTACCGACGAAGAACTGATGACAGCGATCCGTACCGCGTCCGCCGAGGACGTGCTGGTCGCGTTGACGGACGGGCTCGACTCCGAGGTCGAGGAGAAGGGCCGGTCCTTCTCCGGCGGGCAACGGCAGCGGCTGGTCCTGGTCCGCGCGCTGCTGGCCGACCCCTCGGTGCTGGTGATGGTCGAGCCGACCTCCGCAGTCGACGCGCACACCGAGGCGCGGATCGCGGACCGGCTGCGCGAGTACCGGGCCGGCCGGAGCACTGTGGTGCTCACCTCGAGCCCACTGCTGCTGGACCGTGTCGACGAGGTGAGCTTCGTCGCCGCCGGCCAAGTGGTTGCTGTCGGCAAGCATCGCGACCTGCTCGAGAACGATCCGCTGTACCGCAGAACCGTCACCCGGCAGACCGAGGACGAGGAGGTCCGCGCATGA
- a CDS encoding rRNA adenine N(6)-methyltransferase family protein, whose amino-acid sequence MPGSGQARGAWGWHPLDSRWAQRVVDAAGVRPGDLVLDVGAGLGALTAPLVRAGAQVVAVELHPGRADRLRRRFADDPVTVVRADAGDLRLPSRPYRVVSSPPYGISTALLKRLLAPGTRLVAADLVLQRQVVNRWTGHRAPAASRWSRYYDLSIGLRLPRKAFTPPPHVDSAVLTIRKRA is encoded by the coding sequence GTGCCCGGCTCCGGGCAGGCGAGGGGTGCCTGGGGATGGCATCCGCTCGATAGTCGTTGGGCCCAACGCGTCGTCGACGCCGCCGGAGTCAGACCCGGTGACCTCGTCCTCGATGTGGGAGCCGGCCTCGGCGCGCTGACCGCGCCGCTGGTCCGGGCCGGGGCTCAGGTGGTGGCCGTGGAGCTCCACCCTGGTCGCGCCGACCGGTTGCGCCGGCGGTTCGCGGACGATCCGGTGACGGTGGTCCGTGCAGACGCCGGTGACCTCCGGCTGCCGTCACGGCCGTACCGGGTCGTTTCCAGTCCGCCGTACGGGATCTCCACCGCGTTGCTCAAGAGGTTGCTCGCACCCGGCACCCGCCTGGTCGCGGCCGACCTCGTCCTGCAGCGCCAGGTGGTGAACCGCTGGACCGGCCACCGAGCCCCGGCCGCCTCCAGATGGAGCCGGTACTACGACCTGTCGATCGGCCTCCGTCTCCCGCGCAAGGCCTTCACACCCCCACCCCATGTCGACTCAGCCGTCCTGACAATCCGCAAACGAGCCTAG
- a CDS encoding PspC domain-containing protein: MTNSTAPFSNLSGKTLRRSRDQRMLSGVSGGLAEYFTIDATLVRLAIVGLTLITGGTALIGYVIAWIVMPEADGKAVWQTVSQPQQQSTPESDIAARIYDDKPPAA; this comes from the coding sequence ATGACGAACTCCACTGCACCGTTCTCGAACCTGTCCGGTAAGACTCTTCGCCGCTCGCGTGACCAGCGGATGCTCTCCGGTGTTTCCGGTGGACTGGCGGAGTACTTCACCATCGACGCCACCCTGGTCCGGCTGGCCATCGTCGGCCTGACCCTGATCACCGGCGGCACCGCGCTGATCGGCTACGTGATCGCCTGGATCGTGATGCCCGAGGCCGATGGCAAGGCGGTCTGGCAGACCGTCAGCCAGCCGCAGCAGCAGTCCACCCCCGAGTCCGACATCGCCGCTCGCATCTACGACGACAAGCCGCCGGCGGCGTGA
- a CDS encoding GNAT family N-acetyltransferase has protein sequence MKIRTTVEADLDTIHTLIADQSLNTVTRERWDDYLVSGAYRYDWSWVVEDESGEIIALAIWWGMEQFAYPFSIDGLYAVPGIDRVAVWSSLIRHALDTFPTDGEEPEYHIFLPNGWRDQPSVVASLEPRLAAARAAGLSQLTERLRYEWTPADGLPARSTRLRFEPADDEAFLDVFRRVIDGSLDASTARAVARVGVDGAAKEDLEIYQSMPGERSWWRLAYDSAGALVGFALPSANNGGPVVGYLGVLAEHRGNGYCDDLLAEITHLLVETGADRIRADTDLTNKPMAASFERLGYRNHAVRMVASYPAG, from the coding sequence GTGAAGATTCGTACCACCGTCGAGGCCGACCTCGACACCATCCATACCCTGATCGCCGACCAGTCGCTCAACACGGTGACGCGGGAGCGCTGGGACGACTATCTGGTCTCTGGTGCCTACCGCTACGACTGGTCCTGGGTCGTCGAGGACGAGAGCGGCGAGATCATCGCGCTCGCCATTTGGTGGGGCATGGAGCAGTTCGCCTACCCGTTCAGCATCGACGGCCTGTACGCCGTACCGGGCATCGACCGCGTTGCGGTGTGGAGCTCGTTGATCCGGCACGCTTTGGACACCTTCCCGACGGACGGGGAGGAACCGGAGTACCACATCTTCCTGCCCAACGGCTGGCGTGATCAGCCCTCCGTCGTCGCCTCGCTGGAGCCACGGCTGGCGGCTGCTCGGGCTGCTGGCCTGTCGCAACTGACCGAACGGCTGCGTTACGAGTGGACGCCTGCTGATGGGCTGCCGGCTCGGTCGACCCGGTTGCGTTTCGAGCCGGCTGACGACGAGGCCTTCCTCGATGTCTTCCGGCGGGTGATCGACGGCAGCCTTGATGCCTCGACTGCTCGGGCGGTCGCTCGGGTCGGGGTTGATGGCGCTGCGAAGGAAGACCTGGAGATCTACCAGTCGATGCCGGGGGAGCGCTCATGGTGGCGCCTGGCCTACGACTCGGCCGGCGCGCTAGTCGGGTTTGCGTTGCCGTCGGCCAACAACGGCGGGCCGGTCGTGGGGTATCTCGGCGTACTGGCCGAACACCGCGGCAACGGCTACTGCGATGATCTGCTGGCCGAGATCACCCACCTGCTGGTCGAGACCGGCGCCGACCGGATCCGAGCCGACACCGACCTGACCAACAAACCAATGGCCGCCAGCTTCGAACGGCTGGGCTACCGCAACCACGCCGTACGAATGGTGGCTAGCTACCCGGCCGGGTAG
- the groL gene encoding chaperonin GroEL (60 kDa chaperone family; promotes refolding of misfolded polypeptides especially under stressful conditions; forms two stacked rings of heptamers to form a barrel-shaped 14mer; ends can be capped by GroES; misfolded proteins enter the barrel where they are refolded when GroES binds), with translation MPKLIAFNEEARRGLERGMNTLADAVKVTLGPKGRNVVLEKKWGAPTITNDGVSIAKEIELEDPYEKIGAELVKEVAKKTDDVAGDGTTTATVLAQALVREGLRNVAAGANPMGLKKGIEKAVEAISEQLLAQAKDVETREQIASTASISAADTQVGQIIAEAMDKVGKEGVITVEESNTFGLELELTEGMRFDKGYISPYFVTDTERMEAVLEDPYILVVNSKISSIKDLVPVLEKVMQTGKPLAIIAEDLEGEALATLVVNKIKGTFKTVAVKAPGFGDRRKAMLVDIAVLTGGEVISEEVGLKLDTVDLELLGQARKIVVTKDETTIVEGSGDADQISGRVNQIRAEIEKSDSDYDREKLQERLAKLAGGVAVIKVGAATEVELKERKHRIEDAVRNAKAAVEEGIVAGGGVALLQASVVAFEKLELEGDEATGAAIVRSAVEAPLKQIAFNAGLEGGVVVEKVRNLEPGWGLNAATGEYVDLIATGIIDPAKVTRSALQNAASIAALFLTTEAVIADKPEKASAAPGGAPDMGGMDF, from the coding sequence ATGCCCAAGCTGATTGCTTTCAATGAAGAGGCGCGCCGCGGCCTCGAGCGGGGTATGAACACCCTCGCCGACGCCGTAAAGGTGACGCTTGGCCCGAAGGGCCGCAATGTCGTCCTGGAGAAGAAGTGGGGCGCCCCCACGATCACCAACGACGGCGTTTCGATCGCCAAGGAGATCGAGCTGGAGGACCCGTACGAGAAGATCGGGGCCGAGCTCGTCAAGGAAGTTGCCAAGAAGACGGATGACGTCGCTGGTGACGGCACCACCACGGCGACCGTGCTGGCCCAGGCGCTCGTGCGCGAGGGTCTGCGCAACGTCGCCGCCGGCGCCAACCCGATGGGCCTGAAGAAGGGCATCGAGAAGGCCGTCGAGGCCATCAGCGAGCAGCTGCTGGCCCAGGCGAAGGACGTCGAGACCCGGGAGCAGATCGCTTCCACGGCCTCGATCTCCGCCGCTGACACCCAGGTCGGCCAGATCATCGCCGAGGCGATGGACAAGGTCGGCAAGGAAGGTGTCATCACCGTCGAGGAGAGCAACACCTTCGGTCTCGAGCTCGAGCTCACCGAGGGCATGCGCTTCGACAAGGGCTACATCTCGCCGTACTTCGTGACCGACACCGAGCGGATGGAAGCGGTCCTCGAAGACCCGTACATCCTCGTGGTGAACAGCAAGATCTCGAGCATCAAGGACCTGGTCCCGGTGCTGGAGAAGGTCATGCAGACCGGCAAGCCGCTGGCGATCATCGCCGAGGACCTCGAGGGTGAGGCGCTCGCGACCCTGGTCGTGAACAAGATCAAGGGCACCTTCAAGACCGTCGCCGTCAAGGCGCCGGGCTTCGGTGACCGCCGCAAGGCCATGCTGGTCGACATCGCCGTGCTGACCGGCGGTGAGGTCATCTCCGAGGAGGTCGGCCTCAAGCTCGACACCGTGGACCTGGAGCTGCTCGGCCAGGCCCGCAAGATCGTCGTCACCAAGGACGAGACGACCATCGTCGAGGGTTCGGGCGACGCCGACCAGATCTCCGGCCGGGTGAACCAGATCCGCGCCGAGATCGAGAAGTCGGACTCCGACTACGACCGCGAGAAGCTGCAGGAGCGACTGGCCAAGCTGGCCGGTGGCGTTGCGGTGATCAAGGTCGGCGCGGCCACCGAGGTCGAGCTGAAGGAGCGCAAGCACCGCATCGAGGACGCCGTTCGCAACGCGAAGGCCGCCGTCGAAGAGGGCATCGTCGCCGGTGGCGGCGTGGCGCTGCTGCAGGCTTCGGTCGTCGCGTTCGAGAAGCTGGAGCTCGAGGGTGACGAGGCCACCGGTGCCGCGATCGTGCGGTCCGCGGTCGAGGCTCCGCTGAAGCAGATCGCCTTCAACGCCGGCCTCGAGGGTGGCGTCGTGGTGGAGAAGGTTCGCAACCTCGAGCCGGGCTGGGGCCTCAACGCCGCAACCGGTGAGTACGTGGACCTGATCGCCACCGGCATCATCGACCCGGCCAAGGTGACGCGCTCGGCGCTGCAGAACGCAGCGTCCATCGCGGCCCTGTTCCTCACCACCGAGGCCGTCATCGCCGACAAGCCGGAGAAGGCCTCGGCCGCTCCGGGCGGCGCGCCCGACATGGGCGGCATGGACTTCTGA
- a CDS encoding glycerophosphodiester phosphodiesterase codes for MLVIAHRGASGYRPEHTPQAYRLAAALGADYLEPDLVSTLDGVLVVRHENELSGTTDVAEHAVFADRRITKIVDGTAVTGWFAEDFSYQELRTLRARERMPALRAANTAYDGREGIQTFDQVVALARQESARLGRPIGVIPEIKHPAYFRRLGLPLEELLAERLVALGLHKGEAMIQSFEPTSLRRLSVMTDVPLVQLIDSENAPNDFLRAGDTRTFADLIEPAGLREISTYAQVLAPHKDLVIPRTASGALGEPTRLVDLAHRAGLSVQLWTFRAERRFLPTGLDLAGELARFAATGVDGVFSDHPDIAVAAAAKTSLKV; via the coding sequence ATGCTGGTGATCGCGCATCGGGGAGCGAGTGGCTATCGCCCGGAACACACGCCGCAGGCCTATCGGCTCGCTGCGGCCCTGGGAGCCGACTATCTGGAGCCTGACCTGGTCTCGACGCTCGACGGCGTCCTGGTGGTCCGGCACGAGAACGAACTGTCCGGTACGACGGACGTCGCGGAGCACGCGGTGTTCGCGGACCGGCGGATCACCAAGATCGTCGACGGGACGGCCGTGACCGGCTGGTTCGCCGAGGACTTCAGCTACCAGGAGCTGCGCACGCTGCGGGCCCGGGAGCGGATGCCCGCCCTGCGTGCCGCGAACACGGCGTACGACGGCCGCGAGGGGATCCAGACCTTCGACCAGGTGGTCGCGCTGGCCCGGCAGGAGTCGGCCCGGCTCGGCCGCCCGATCGGGGTGATCCCGGAGATCAAGCACCCGGCGTACTTCCGCCGCCTCGGCCTGCCGCTGGAGGAGCTGCTCGCGGAGCGCCTGGTCGCGCTCGGCCTGCACAAGGGCGAGGCGATGATCCAGTCGTTCGAGCCGACCAGCCTGCGCCGGCTGTCGGTGATGACGGACGTCCCGCTGGTCCAGCTGATCGACTCCGAGAACGCGCCCAACGACTTCCTCCGGGCGGGTGATACCCGGACCTTCGCGGACCTGATCGAGCCGGCCGGCCTGCGCGAGATCTCGACGTACGCGCAGGTGCTGGCACCGCACAAGGACCTGGTCATCCCGCGGACCGCGAGCGGCGCCCTCGGCGAACCGACCCGCCTGGTCGACCTGGCCCACCGGGCCGGCCTGTCGGTCCAGCTCTGGACCTTCCGCGCCGAACGCCGCTTCCTTCCGACGGGCCTGGACCTGGCCGGCGAACTGGCCCGCTTCGCCGCCACCGGCGTAGACGGCGTCTTCTCCGACCACCCCGACATCGCCGTCGCCGCAGCCGCCAAGACGTCGCTGAAGGTCTAA
- a CDS encoding ABC transporter ATP-binding protein: protein MRQILPVASSAEVRRHARRIARRHPRALITTLGLHALAAVSGLAAPRLIGTLVEDVQRGTTASKVNQVILVIAVFIVAQSLLTRWARFRSFSLGEQVLAELREEFVDNALALPIGTVERAGTGDLLSRTSRDVDALSRTVRFAVPETIVAFVTIAFTVAATLLVGVWVLLPMLAMVPLLALSTRWYLRYAKDGYLRENAAYAQMTSSLAETVEGARTVEALQRYDERVRRTDDDIRGSYNAERYTLRLRTFYFPVVEIGYFVPILGTLMFGGWLHINGHISLGAVTAGVLYVNQLIDPVDRLISWLDELQVGGASLARLLGITGVPDDRTPSGRTPDSELVEARDVRFSYVDGRDVLHGVELTVQPGERIAMVGPSGAGKSTLGRLVAGIHPPRTGSVTVGGVAMTDLPLDDLRKQVALVTQEHHVFVGTVRDNLVMAREDASDAELLDALAAVDARDWAEALPDGLDTRVGSGQVALTPAQAQQLALARLVLADPHTLVLDEATSLIDPRAARHMERSLAAVLEGRTVIAIAHRLYTAHDADRVAVVEDGRITELGSHDELVARQGSYAALWTSWHG from the coding sequence ATGAGGCAGATCCTGCCGGTGGCGAGCTCGGCGGAGGTTCGCCGGCACGCCCGAAGGATCGCCCGGCGGCATCCTCGGGCGCTGATCACCACGCTGGGGCTGCACGCCCTGGCCGCGGTGTCCGGGCTGGCGGCGCCCCGGCTGATCGGCACGCTCGTCGAGGACGTCCAGCGCGGCACTACGGCGAGCAAGGTCAACCAGGTGATCCTGGTGATCGCCGTCTTCATCGTGGCGCAGTCGTTGCTGACCCGGTGGGCGCGGTTCCGCTCGTTCTCGCTCGGCGAGCAGGTGCTGGCGGAGCTGCGTGAGGAGTTCGTCGACAACGCGCTGGCGCTGCCGATCGGTACGGTCGAGCGGGCTGGGACCGGCGATCTGCTGTCCCGTACCTCGCGCGACGTCGACGCCTTGTCGAGGACGGTGCGCTTCGCCGTACCGGAGACGATCGTCGCCTTCGTCACGATCGCCTTCACGGTCGCCGCGACGCTGCTGGTCGGCGTCTGGGTGCTGCTCCCGATGCTCGCGATGGTGCCATTGCTCGCCCTGAGCACCCGGTGGTACCTGCGTTATGCCAAAGACGGGTACCTGCGCGAGAACGCGGCGTACGCGCAGATGACCAGCTCGCTCGCCGAGACGGTCGAGGGCGCTCGCACGGTGGAGGCACTGCAGCGGTACGACGAGCGGGTGCGGCGCACCGACGACGACATCCGCGGCTCGTACAACGCCGAGCGCTACACATTGCGCCTGCGCACGTTCTACTTCCCGGTCGTCGAGATCGGCTACTTCGTGCCGATCCTGGGCACCCTCATGTTCGGCGGCTGGCTGCACATCAACGGCCACATCTCACTCGGCGCGGTGACGGCCGGCGTGCTGTACGTGAACCAGTTGATCGATCCCGTCGACCGGCTGATCTCCTGGCTGGACGAGCTGCAGGTCGGTGGCGCCTCCCTCGCCCGGCTGCTCGGCATCACCGGCGTACCGGACGATCGGACCCCATCGGGTCGCACCCCGGACAGCGAACTGGTCGAGGCACGCGACGTGCGTTTCTCGTACGTCGACGGCCGCGACGTGCTGCATGGCGTCGAGCTGACCGTCCAGCCGGGCGAGCGGATCGCGATGGTCGGCCCGTCCGGCGCGGGCAAGTCGACGCTCGGGCGGCTGGTCGCGGGCATCCACCCGCCACGCACCGGCTCGGTGACGGTCGGCGGAGTCGCGATGACCGACTTGCCGCTGGATGACCTCCGCAAGCAGGTCGCGCTGGTCACCCAGGAGCACCACGTCTTCGTAGGCACTGTGCGGGACAACCTCGTGATGGCACGCGAGGACGCCTCCGACGCCGAGCTGCTCGACGCGTTGGCGGCAGTCGATGCGCGCGACTGGGCCGAGGCGTTGCCGGACGGGCTGGACACTCGTGTCGGCTCCGGCCAGGTTGCGTTGACTCCTGCCCAAGCGCAGCAGCTGGCGCTGGCCCGGCTGGTGCTGGCCGATCCGCACACGTTGGTGCTCGACGAGGCGACCTCGTTGATCGACCCGCGAGCGGCCAGGCACATGGAGAGGTCGCTGGCCGCGGTACTGGAAGGGCGGACGGTGATCGCGATCGCCCACCGGCTCTACACGGCGCACGACGCCGATCGGGTCGCGGTCGTCGAGGACGGCCGCATCACCGAGCTGGGCAGTCACGACGAGCTGGTCGCGCGACAAGGCTCGTACGCCGCCCTCTGGACGTCCTGGCACGGCTGA
- a CDS encoding ribonuclease, whose product MRTPTAPKFSALAAVAVFSIGLTATTATASTTTTTTQYAVPSAVTAISSCGLSTLPPEATTTLRLIHSGGPFPYSQDGIVFQNREGILPAKPSSYYHEYTVKTPGSSTRGARRLIGGGTLTTPASVYYTGDHYASFCLVNENG is encoded by the coding sequence ATGCGAACGCCCACCGCACCCAAGTTCAGCGCGCTTGCCGCCGTCGCCGTCTTCTCGATCGGCCTGACCGCGACCACCGCGACCGCCTCCACAACGACAACAACGACCCAGTACGCCGTACCGTCCGCCGTCACCGCGATCTCCTCCTGCGGCCTGAGCACCCTGCCGCCCGAAGCCACCACCACCCTGCGCCTGATCCACTCGGGCGGCCCGTTCCCGTACAGCCAGGACGGGATCGTCTTCCAGAACCGCGAGGGGATCCTGCCGGCCAAACCGAGCAGCTACTACCACGAGTACACCGTCAAGACTCCCGGCTCCTCGACCCGCGGCGCCCGCCGGCTGATCGGTGGCGGCACGCTCACCACGCCCGCGTCGGTGTACTACACCGGCGACCACTACGCGTCCTTCTGCCTGGTGAACGAGAACGGCTGA
- a CDS encoding MmcQ/YjbR family DNA-binding protein, with protein sequence MDAEAVTKVLLGLPGVEEHVGWAGQPAFKVRKKGFVYLSADETSVMLKALREEQEALVAEDPEVYTPSWASGRFAWLEVKLAVADEEELTELLTEAWRLTAPKMLIAQHEQPSA encoded by the coding sequence ATGGATGCTGAGGCGGTGACGAAAGTGCTGCTCGGCCTGCCCGGGGTCGAGGAGCATGTCGGGTGGGCCGGGCAGCCTGCGTTCAAGGTGCGGAAGAAGGGGTTCGTGTACCTGTCGGCGGACGAGACGTCGGTGATGCTCAAGGCGCTGCGCGAGGAGCAAGAGGCGCTGGTCGCGGAGGATCCGGAGGTCTATACGCCGTCGTGGGCGTCCGGGCGGTTCGCGTGGCTGGAGGTCAAGCTCGCGGTCGCGGACGAGGAGGAGCTGACGGAGCTGCTGACCGAGGCCTGGCGGCTGACCGCGCCGAAGATGCTGATCGCCCAGCACGAGCAACCGTCGGCCTGA
- a CDS encoding DinB family protein, with amino-acid sequence MTSDIQNVLRNQFELTWALFEYHLERLTPDDLLWEPAKLCWTVRPDSIGNWRADWSDSALDPIPVPTIGWLTWHIGWWWSTAAAHARGAVPPDRTAVLWPGDLAKTLGWMRALRDQWSHILEDITDLARPAVFPWPPETGRSTADQFAWVNTELMKNAAEIGQLRLLRAADA; translated from the coding sequence GTGACGTCAGACATCCAGAACGTACTGCGCAACCAGTTCGAGCTCACCTGGGCGCTGTTCGAGTACCACCTGGAACGCCTGACCCCGGACGACCTGCTCTGGGAACCGGCCAAACTCTGCTGGACAGTCCGCCCGGACAGTATCGGGAACTGGCGGGCGGACTGGTCCGACAGCGCGCTCGACCCGATCCCGGTACCGACGATCGGCTGGCTCACCTGGCACATCGGCTGGTGGTGGTCGACCGCTGCGGCCCACGCGCGCGGGGCGGTACCACCGGACCGTACTGCGGTGTTGTGGCCGGGCGACCTGGCCAAGACCCTCGGCTGGATGCGCGCGCTCCGCGACCAGTGGTCCCACATCCTCGAGGACATCACCGACCTCGCCAGGCCGGCCGTCTTCCCCTGGCCCCCCGAAACCGGCCGCTCCACCGCCGACCAGTTCGCCTGGGTCAACACCGAGTTGATGAAGAACGCCGCCGAGATCGGCCAGCTCAGACTGCTCCGAGCTGCCGACGCATAA